One segment of Anatilimnocola aggregata DNA contains the following:
- a CDS encoding sulfatase family protein codes for MTASSHQLGNQILALVLGLLLAATAAAQTKQPNIVVFLADDLGHGDLGVYGHPIIKTPNLNEFAKRGVLLQNCYSASAVCSPSRSAILTGRTPYRNGVFTWIPENREIHLRSSELALPKLLKEVGYETCHVGKWHLNSHFNQPTQPQPNDHGYDHWLATQNNAAPSHENPSNFVRNGKPIGKVEGYSSHIIVDEAATWLKTKRDAAKPFLLSVWAHEPHYPIKSAPEFKALYPDLTDDVQREHHANVSQLDAAFGKLLKTLDELKLTDDTLVIFTSDNGPEGDGIKSPGRGSTGGLRGRKRAVYEGGIRVPGIVKLPTSLNKASVAAGSKSAVPVIGSDIFVTAVKLAGAKLPADRVLDGGDLLPALEGKVVERSRPLYWRCVIAPGPMKTAMRIGDWKIVADEPLTQFELYNLKSDPVEQDDLKEKEPAKFGEMQAELKKLNAEIEAEGPTWWKTYQNGPANKKQQSKKQPSKNKNKE; via the coding sequence ATGACAGCATCGTCCCACCAGTTGGGCAATCAAATTCTTGCCCTTGTTCTCGGGCTCTTATTGGCCGCCACTGCTGCGGCCCAAACCAAGCAGCCGAATATCGTTGTCTTTCTGGCAGATGACCTGGGGCATGGCGATCTGGGCGTGTATGGCCATCCGATCATCAAGACTCCCAATCTCAACGAGTTTGCCAAGCGGGGCGTGTTGCTGCAGAACTGCTATTCCGCGAGTGCCGTCTGCAGTCCCTCGCGATCAGCCATTCTCACGGGGCGCACTCCGTATCGAAATGGCGTCTTCACGTGGATTCCCGAGAATCGCGAAATCCATTTGCGATCGAGTGAACTCGCGCTCCCCAAACTGCTGAAGGAAGTGGGTTACGAAACGTGCCACGTTGGCAAATGGCATCTCAATTCGCACTTCAACCAGCCCACGCAGCCGCAGCCCAACGACCATGGATATGACCATTGGCTCGCGACGCAAAACAATGCGGCCCCCAGCCACGAGAACCCGAGCAACTTTGTTCGCAACGGCAAGCCAATCGGCAAGGTCGAAGGCTATTCGTCGCACATCATTGTCGATGAGGCAGCAACCTGGCTGAAAACCAAGCGGGACGCGGCGAAGCCGTTTCTCCTGTCGGTCTGGGCACATGAGCCTCATTACCCAATCAAGTCGGCACCCGAATTCAAGGCGCTCTATCCCGACCTGACCGACGACGTCCAGCGTGAACATCATGCCAACGTCAGCCAACTCGACGCGGCCTTCGGCAAGTTGCTAAAGACGCTCGATGAATTGAAATTGACCGACGATACGCTCGTGATCTTCACCTCCGATAACGGCCCCGAAGGTGATGGGATTAAATCGCCGGGCCGAGGTTCGACCGGAGGCCTGCGCGGCCGCAAGCGGGCCGTCTACGAAGGGGGAATTCGCGTCCCAGGAATTGTGAAGCTGCCTACCAGCCTGAATAAAGCCAGCGTAGCGGCAGGGAGCAAGAGTGCTGTACCGGTCATTGGCTCCGATATCTTCGTCACTGCAGTGAAACTCGCCGGAGCCAAATTGCCCGCCGATCGCGTGCTGGACGGTGGAGATTTGCTACCGGCTCTGGAAGGCAAAGTAGTGGAACGTTCGCGACCGCTCTATTGGCGCTGCGTGATTGCTCCCGGGCCGATGAAAACAGCGATGCGGATTGGCGATTGGAAGATCGTTGCCGATGAACCCCTTACGCAGTTCGAACTCTACAACCTGAAGTCCGATCCGGTTGAACAGGACGATTTGAAAGAGAAGGAACCAGCCAAGTTTGGCGAGATGCAAGCTGAACTCAAGAAATTGAATGCGGAGATTGAGGCCGAAGGGCCTACCTGGTGGAAGACCTATCAGAATGGTCCGGCCAACAAAAAGCAGCAGTCGAAAAAGCAGCCATCAAAAAACAAAAACAAAGAATAG
- a CDS encoding DUF1501 domain-containing protein, whose amino-acid sequence MLTVTGNEHRHCDGVSRRSVLKIGGLAMGGLSLSQLLSAEAAAKQPQRQKSIIMIFLTGGPPHQDMVDLKMDAPVEIRGEFRPIATKVPGIQICEHLPGLAATIDKWTIIRSLVGSEGRHAAFQCNTGWPVTQQPAGGWPSFGSVVSKLKGPANPGTPPFVSLANKMKNRPWGDPGQPGFVGQAFAPFTPNADGAGTLSVGSVSVEQMADRRALAQQLDRFKRTADANGAIEGLDAYQQQAFSILTSGRLAEALDLSKEDPKLRDRYGRGSTENSGYGDAGPLMNDYFLVARRLVESGVRVVSLAYGRWDWHGRPHGTTFDNARDHLPLLDQGLTALMEDLTARGMIDDVSIIVWGEFGRTPRINKNGGRDHWPNVGCGLLAGGGMKTGQVIGATDRLGDHATERPVHFQDVFATLYNRMGIDINRATVNDLSGRPRYLVDHTQYQPLREVI is encoded by the coding sequence ATGCTCACGGTAACAGGGAACGAACACCGCCATTGCGACGGCGTATCGCGACGTTCGGTGCTGAAGATCGGCGGTCTCGCGATGGGGGGCTTGTCGCTGTCGCAATTGCTGTCGGCAGAAGCAGCGGCCAAGCAACCGCAGCGGCAAAAATCGATCATCATGATCTTCCTGACCGGCGGCCCGCCTCATCAGGATATGGTCGATCTGAAAATGGATGCCCCGGTGGAGATTCGGGGCGAGTTCCGGCCGATTGCCACCAAGGTTCCCGGCATTCAAATCTGCGAACATCTCCCCGGCTTAGCTGCGACCATCGACAAGTGGACGATCATCCGCTCGCTGGTGGGTTCTGAAGGCAGGCATGCGGCCTTTCAATGCAACACGGGCTGGCCGGTGACGCAGCAGCCTGCGGGTGGCTGGCCGTCGTTCGGGTCGGTCGTATCGAAACTTAAAGGACCGGCCAATCCTGGCACTCCGCCGTTCGTCAGCCTGGCGAACAAGATGAAGAACCGCCCCTGGGGCGATCCTGGACAACCCGGATTCGTCGGTCAGGCATTTGCCCCGTTCACACCCAACGCCGACGGTGCCGGGACTTTGTCGGTGGGGAGCGTATCGGTCGAGCAGATGGCCGATCGTCGCGCTTTGGCTCAGCAACTGGACCGCTTCAAGCGTACGGCCGATGCCAACGGAGCCATCGAAGGACTCGATGCCTATCAGCAGCAGGCCTTCAGCATTTTGACTTCCGGCCGGTTGGCCGAAGCTCTCGATCTCTCGAAGGAAGACCCCAAGCTGCGCGATCGTTACGGCCGCGGCTCGACGGAAAATTCGGGCTACGGCGATGCTGGTCCGCTGATGAACGATTACTTCCTGGTGGCCCGCCGCCTGGTCGAATCGGGTGTGCGCGTGGTGAGCCTCGCTTATGGCCGTTGGGATTGGCACGGCCGCCCGCACGGAACAACGTTCGATAACGCTCGCGATCACTTGCCGCTGCTCGATCAAGGGTTGACCGCGCTAATGGAAGATCTCACTGCCCGCGGCATGATCGACGATGTATCGATTATTGTCTGGGGCGAATTTGGCCGCACGCCACGCATCAACAAGAACGGCGGCCGCGATCACTGGCCCAATGTCGGCTGCGGGCTGCTCGCTGGCGGCGGTATGAAGACCGGCCAGGTAATCGGCGCGACGGATCGACTGGGGGATCACGCAACCGAACGACCGGTTCATTTTCAGGATGTGTTCGCCACGCTCTACAACCGTATGGGAATCGATATCAACCGGGCCACGGTCAACGACCTGAGCGGTCGGCCTCGTTACCTGGTCGATCACACGCAGTACCAACCTTTGCGGGAAGTGATTTAG
- a CDS encoding WD40 repeat domain-containing protein — MPTLELLHTLTHPNSAYAVAFSPDGKLLATASLDNTLKNWDVASGKELARLSGHGDGVCGVAFSLDGKKLYSASMDKTVRVWDVASGGVEATHGGHGAYIESFAISADGTTVATGSHDKSVRVIAADSGSLKGTLVGHADAVFAVALSPDGKRAASGSNDGTLRLWDVASGKGRTVANNDGVPQAVIFLNDGKSVVSGGNEGLIEFWNFATGERFQTFEGHQGMVKSLAISADDRWLVSGGTDGTVRLWNVELGKQIASVAAHKNNIYGVAIAPHKKQLASASFDRSIKVWAIRD; from the coding sequence ATGCCGACGCTCGAACTGCTCCACACGCTGACTCATCCGAATTCAGCCTATGCAGTGGCCTTTTCGCCGGATGGCAAGTTGCTCGCAACCGCGAGCCTCGACAATACCCTCAAGAATTGGGATGTCGCCAGCGGGAAAGAACTTGCCCGCCTGAGCGGTCATGGCGACGGTGTCTGCGGCGTGGCCTTTTCGCTGGATGGCAAGAAGCTCTATTCGGCCAGCATGGACAAGACCGTTCGCGTCTGGGATGTCGCCAGTGGCGGTGTCGAAGCGACGCACGGCGGGCACGGCGCGTATATCGAGAGCTTTGCGATCTCGGCTGACGGAACAACAGTCGCCACCGGCAGCCACGATAAGTCGGTGCGAGTCATTGCCGCCGATTCGGGCAGTTTGAAAGGAACTTTAGTCGGTCATGCCGACGCCGTCTTTGCGGTCGCACTCTCCCCCGATGGCAAGCGCGCCGCCTCCGGCAGCAATGATGGCACATTGCGACTTTGGGATGTGGCCAGCGGCAAAGGTCGCACGGTGGCCAATAACGATGGCGTACCGCAAGCCGTCATTTTTTTGAACGACGGCAAGAGCGTCGTCTCTGGCGGCAACGAAGGATTGATTGAATTCTGGAACTTTGCCACCGGCGAGCGTTTTCAAACGTTCGAGGGGCATCAAGGCATGGTGAAGAGCCTGGCAATTTCCGCCGATGATCGCTGGCTGGTGAGTGGCGGAACCGATGGCACGGTGCGGTTGTGGAATGTCGAACTCGGCAAGCAGATCGCGTCGGTTGCCGCCCACAAGAACAATATCTACGGCGTCGCCATCGCGCCCCATAAGAAGCAACTCGCTTCGGCCAGCTTCGATCGTTCGATCAAGGTCTGGGCAATCCGCGACTAG
- the folD gene encoding bifunctional methylenetetrahydrofolate dehydrogenase/methenyltetrahydrofolate cyclohydrolase FolD, with product MAGTVLDGKAIASQIEIELAEEVADFIQNNGDGPTLAAVLVGDDPASAVYVRNKRLACDRVGIESKMHRLPAETGEEELLELIAKLNADEDINGILVQLPLPPQIRSAKILDAVHPLKDVDCFHPENVGLLVQGRPRFLPCTPHGVLQILDRSGISVAGKQCVVVGRSDIVGKPVATLLAAKDSPVGPNCCNGTVTVCHSRTSDLAAITRTADVLVAAIGIPKFIKADMVKPGAVVIDVGINRTETGLCGDVDYEAVREIASAITPVPRGVGPLTVVMLMLNTLTAARLQLT from the coding sequence GTGGCCGGTACGGTTCTGGATGGCAAGGCCATCGCTTCGCAAATCGAGATCGAATTGGCGGAGGAAGTCGCCGACTTCATTCAAAACAATGGCGACGGCCCCACGCTGGCCGCGGTCCTCGTGGGCGATGATCCTGCGAGCGCCGTGTACGTGCGCAACAAGCGCCTGGCCTGCGATCGGGTCGGCATCGAAAGCAAGATGCACCGCTTGCCCGCCGAAACTGGCGAAGAGGAATTGCTCGAACTGATTGCCAAATTGAATGCCGATGAAGACATCAACGGCATTTTGGTCCAGCTTCCCCTGCCGCCGCAGATTCGGTCGGCCAAGATTCTGGATGCGGTTCATCCGCTCAAGGACGTCGATTGTTTTCATCCTGAAAATGTCGGGCTGCTTGTTCAGGGACGGCCACGCTTTCTTCCCTGTACGCCGCACGGGGTGCTGCAGATTTTGGATCGAAGTGGAATCTCTGTCGCCGGCAAGCAGTGCGTGGTCGTCGGCCGTAGCGACATTGTCGGCAAGCCCGTCGCCACGTTGCTCGCTGCCAAAGATTCACCCGTTGGCCCCAATTGCTGCAATGGGACTGTAACCGTTTGCCATAGCCGTACGAGCGATCTGGCAGCTATCACCCGCACCGCCGATGTGCTGGTGGCCGCGATCGGCATTCCCAAGTTCATCAAGGCCGATATGGTCAAGCCCGGTGCAGTGGTGATCGATGTCGGTATCAATCGCACTGAAACGGGTCTCTGCGGCGACGTGGATTACGAAGCCGTCCGTGAAATCGCCAGCGCCATCACACCGGTGCCGCGCGGGGTGGGGCCACTCACCGTCGTCATGCTGATGCTCAATACGCTGACCGCTGCCCGGCTGCAGTTGACTTAA
- a CDS encoding tRNA 4-thiouridine(8) synthase ThiI → MRCLALFTGGLDSQIAVRMMQRQAIEVIGVHIRTPFTPPANDARVAAERVGIELREIEWLTDYLNLLRRPLFGFAQEMAPCLDCRIGMLQRAQQQLESLAASFLISGEVVGQRPSSLRSRDLESIAVHGGVDDLLLRPLSAQLLPPTLPERNGWVDRTQLHGWHGRGRREQLLLAREWNLVSEREQQNSCLLLEPTYAGRLRFLLKQSSNPPLWHLATLKFGRHFGLENRAHIVVAKNADEGRELTTLFDANVATANVALLQPLNFRGPLALLIGNIDDGTLQAAATLVARYGKDVLPEESTISVRGTVDRHVTVPCAQPDQVVAPWH, encoded by the coding sequence ATGCGTTGCCTGGCTCTGTTTACCGGTGGTCTCGATTCGCAAATCGCCGTGCGGATGATGCAGCGACAAGCGATTGAAGTGATTGGCGTTCACATCCGCACGCCGTTCACTCCGCCGGCGAACGATGCGCGCGTGGCAGCGGAACGGGTGGGAATCGAGTTGCGAGAAATTGAGTGGTTGACAGACTATCTCAACTTGCTTCGGCGTCCGCTGTTTGGCTTTGCGCAGGAAATGGCGCCGTGTCTCGATTGCCGCATCGGTATGCTTCAGCGCGCTCAGCAACAACTGGAGTCGCTCGCTGCGTCATTCCTCATTTCCGGCGAAGTGGTTGGTCAGCGCCCAAGCAGCTTGCGCTCGCGCGATCTGGAGTCGATTGCCGTGCATGGCGGTGTCGACGATTTGTTGCTGCGGCCCCTCTCAGCCCAGTTATTACCGCCGACATTGCCCGAACGGAATGGTTGGGTCGACCGCACGCAGCTGCATGGCTGGCATGGCCGCGGGCGGAGAGAGCAACTGCTACTCGCGCGCGAGTGGAATCTCGTCAGCGAGCGCGAACAACAGAACAGTTGCCTGTTGCTCGAGCCGACCTACGCCGGTCGACTGCGCTTCTTATTGAAGCAGTCGTCGAATCCTCCGCTTTGGCACCTCGCCACGCTCAAGTTCGGTCGGCACTTTGGACTTGAAAACCGGGCACACATTGTCGTTGCCAAAAACGCCGATGAGGGCCGCGAACTAACGACTCTGTTCGACGCCAACGTGGCCACTGCAAATGTCGCCTTGTTGCAACCGTTGAACTTTCGAGGCCCACTAGCACTGCTGATTGGCAACATTGACGATGGCACACTGCAAGCAGCGGCCACTCTGGTGGCCCGTTATGGGAAAGACGTGCTGCCAGAGGAGTCAACGATTTCTGTGCGCGGAACAGTCGATCGACACGTGACAGTTCCCTGTGCTCAGCCCGACCAGGTTGTTGCACCTTGGCACTGA
- a CDS encoding acyltransferase family protein has translation MGLWLPTFGRSLSTVTAAEPLALPRGHIPALDGIRGLAILLVTAYRFAGPHDAETPDWIMPLINFGNRGVDLFFVLSGFLITGILFEGKGSDGYFRNFYARRTLRIFPLYYITLLIVLLGLPLVGIGTSWLKMTDSDSNSLWIYGSNVLMSYRGQWQFGGLNHFWSLCVEEHFYLVWPLVIFACSRTTAMRVCVITIVASAGSRLAWLALGGNNVAAEVFTLFRLDALCAGAWIALAARGPGGLGALLPWARGTFVICGLLLLPLVVLGARLLTIPTTMFAFFFSSFILLAVASAKQGWLSFLGKSQLLLWLGRYSYGMYVYQNLLLYGLAGVFTAETIQQVTGSDLVGRLGFMLVMSLLTCGLAWLSWHAYEKRWLAWKHLFEAKRPSTARTAVAT, from the coding sequence ATGGGCCTCTGGCTGCCAACATTTGGTCGGTCCCTTTCCACCGTAACGGCAGCAGAACCGCTCGCTTTGCCGCGCGGCCATATTCCCGCGCTGGATGGGATTCGCGGCCTCGCGATTCTGTTGGTAACGGCCTATCGCTTCGCTGGTCCGCACGATGCGGAAACGCCCGATTGGATCATGCCGCTCATTAACTTCGGCAATCGGGGTGTCGATCTGTTTTTCGTGCTCTCGGGGTTCCTGATCACCGGCATTCTCTTCGAGGGGAAGGGATCGGACGGCTACTTCCGCAACTTCTACGCCCGCCGCACACTGCGGATTTTTCCGCTCTACTACATCACGCTGCTGATTGTGCTCCTGGGTTTGCCGCTGGTCGGCATCGGGACCAGTTGGTTAAAAATGACCGATAGCGATAGCAACTCGCTGTGGATCTATGGCAGCAATGTCTTGATGAGCTACCGTGGCCAGTGGCAGTTTGGCGGACTGAATCACTTCTGGTCCCTCTGTGTCGAAGAACATTTCTACCTCGTTTGGCCGCTGGTCATTTTTGCCTGCTCGCGCACGACGGCGATGCGCGTTTGCGTAATTACGATCGTCGCCTCGGCTGGTTCGCGCTTGGCCTGGTTAGCGCTCGGTGGCAATAACGTTGCAGCGGAAGTCTTCACTCTGTTTCGACTCGATGCCCTGTGCGCTGGAGCTTGGATCGCGCTGGCGGCTCGTGGTCCGGGTGGCCTCGGCGCTTTGTTGCCATGGGCCAGGGGCACATTTGTTATTTGTGGCTTGCTCTTACTGCCACTCGTGGTACTGGGCGCGCGATTGCTCACCATTCCCACGACCATGTTTGCGTTCTTCTTCTCGTCCTTCATTCTGTTGGCAGTGGCCTCGGCCAAACAGGGTTGGTTGTCGTTCTTAGGAAAATCGCAGCTGCTCCTCTGGCTGGGGCGCTATAGCTACGGCATGTACGTCTATCAAAACCTGCTGTTGTATGGCCTGGCCGGCGTTTTCACTGCCGAGACCATTCAACAAGTTACTGGCTCGGACCTGGTTGGCCGGCTGGGCTTCATGCTGGTGATGTCGCTCTTGACGTGTGGTTTGGCCTGGCTCAGTTGGCATGCCTATGAAAAGCGCTGGCTAGCCTGGAAGCATCTGTTCGAAGCCAAACGCCCCTCAACTGCTCGCACTGCGGTAGCCACGTAA
- a CDS encoding ABC transporter permease codes for MDSNPNLLAPAIASKHPSYWQVFLTFARNSLIRAMMFRANFLIECVTSVTWMAMNLGFYLLIFRYTAEISGWNQYEFFAFLSTTMIVNSLVQSFFMPNCEELSELIRTGGLDFALLKPIDTQFLISLRKIEWAGLSNFVAGLLLLGFSLWRLTQQPDSPLVFNPLWLLVYAYYVVCGVAIMYSVMISLAATSIWLGQNRSLYDFWFYITNFSRYPMEIYDGFWGQPLRWIFTFALPILLVVNVPARVIAWPVAADFRSTMQLALYCQIATIVCLVFSRWLFQQALRGYRSASS; via the coding sequence ATGGACTCCAACCCAAACTTACTCGCGCCTGCCATCGCTTCGAAGCATCCTTCTTACTGGCAAGTGTTCCTGACGTTCGCGCGCAATAGCCTGATTCGCGCGATGATGTTCCGCGCTAACTTTTTGATCGAGTGCGTCACTTCGGTCACGTGGATGGCAATGAACCTGGGCTTTTATTTGCTCATCTTTCGCTACACGGCAGAAATCTCGGGCTGGAATCAGTACGAGTTCTTCGCCTTTTTGTCGACGACGATGATCGTCAACAGCCTGGTGCAGTCGTTCTTTATGCCGAATTGCGAAGAGCTCAGCGAATTGATTCGCACCGGCGGCTTGGACTTTGCATTGCTCAAGCCAATCGATACGCAGTTCCTGATTTCGCTCCGCAAGATCGAGTGGGCGGGACTTTCGAACTTTGTTGCCGGCTTGCTGCTGCTGGGCTTCAGTTTGTGGCGACTTACTCAGCAACCAGACTCGCCGCTGGTGTTCAACCCACTCTGGCTGCTGGTCTATGCCTACTACGTCGTGTGTGGCGTGGCGATCATGTACAGCGTGATGATCAGCCTGGCAGCGACCAGTATTTGGCTCGGTCAGAATCGGTCGCTGTACGACTTCTGGTTTTACATCACCAACTTTTCGCGCTATCCCATGGAGATCTACGACGGTTTTTGGGGACAGCCCCTCCGCTGGATCTTCACGTTCGCGTTGCCGATTCTATTGGTCGTGAACGTCCCGGCACGAGTCATCGCCTGGCCAGTAGCTGCGGACTTTCGTAGTACTATGCAACTGGCCTTGTATTGCCAGATCGCGACGATCGTTTGCCTCGTGTTTTCTCGCTGGTTGTTTCAGCAGGCCTTACGTGGCTACCGCAGTGCGAGCAGTTGA
- a CDS encoding ABC transporter permease has translation MNAAFGTWWMILRISLQERLVYRGDFALGTLMRFLPIVTQVFLWYAIFQNLGDGKIAGYSYEEFVAYYLLTMVARAFSSMPGLSSQIAGQIRTGEIKKFLIQPIDPLGFQLVSRVAHKLAYYSVATGPFALVFFLCRNYFPAWPDLTTIGAFALSLILGFMLGYFLEACLGLVGFWMLEVSSMLFVYMLFSFFLSGHMFPIDMLSEPWESIVRFLPLQYLAYFPAAVWLGKVRGWELAWGLLIEIAWVLFFAVLARVLWARGVRRYSAYGG, from the coding sequence GTGAATGCAGCGTTCGGCACCTGGTGGATGATCCTGCGAATCTCGCTGCAGGAACGATTGGTTTACCGCGGCGATTTCGCGCTCGGTACGCTGATGCGGTTCTTGCCGATCGTTACGCAGGTTTTTTTATGGTACGCCATCTTCCAGAATCTGGGAGATGGCAAAATCGCGGGCTATTCCTACGAGGAATTTGTCGCCTACTATCTGCTGACCATGGTCGCGCGGGCCTTTTCGAGTATGCCCGGCCTGTCGTCGCAAATTGCCGGTCAGATTCGTACAGGCGAGATCAAAAAATTCCTGATCCAACCCATCGATCCCCTCGGGTTTCAGTTGGTTAGCCGAGTGGCACACAAGCTGGCCTACTATTCGGTGGCGACGGGTCCATTCGCGCTGGTCTTTTTTCTCTGCCGCAACTATTTTCCGGCTTGGCCCGATTTGACGACAATCGGGGCCTTTGCGCTATCGCTGATCCTCGGCTTCATGCTGGGTTACTTCCTCGAGGCGTGCCTGGGGCTCGTGGGCTTCTGGATGCTTGAAGTCAGTTCGATGCTGTTCGTCTACATGCTCTTCAGCTTTTTCCTTTCCGGGCATATGTTCCCCATCGACATGTTGAGCGAACCGTGGGAAAGCATCGTTCGCTTCTTGCCGCTGCAGTATTTGGCTTATTTTCCGGCAGCGGTCTGGCTGGGAAAAGTGAGAGGCTGGGAATTGGCCTGGGGGCTGCTCATCGAGATCGCCTGGGTTTTGTTTTTCGCTGTGCTGGCCCGCGTGCTGTGGGCACGTGGCGTGCGCCGTTATAGCGCGTACGGGGGTTAA
- a CDS encoding DUF971 domain-containing protein gives MSADFATIPPQSVRRDHSAGVLHIAWHDGLAAAVKYPLVRVACSCARCVDEVTGKRLIDITDIDPLVIAQELQGVGSYAIRIQWSDGHNTGLYTWPQLRALSESSVA, from the coding sequence ATGTCTGCCGATTTTGCCACGATTCCACCACAAAGCGTCCGCCGCGATCACAGTGCGGGCGTTCTCCATATTGCCTGGCACGACGGCCTGGCAGCAGCGGTGAAGTATCCGCTAGTGCGTGTCGCCTGCAGTTGTGCGCGTTGCGTGGATGAGGTTACCGGCAAGCGGCTGATCGACATTACCGATATCGATCCGCTGGTCATCGCGCAGGAACTGCAAGGAGTCGGTTCGTATGCCATTCGCATTCAATGGAGCGATGGCCACAATACGGGGTTGTACACCTGGCCCCAACTCCGGGCGCTCAGTGAAAGTTCCGTGGCTTAG
- a CDS encoding zinc-binding dehydrogenase, producing the protein MIQSRAALFHGTPREVELSQLPLPTLQAGETLARVLGCTLCGSDLHSYEGHRKVPVPTVLGHEIVGEIVAFGKNKSRLDIAGQPLRVGDRVTWAIVASCGECFYCLRGLAQKCLQSVKYGHEPLRPGRELLGGLAEHVLLVAGTSIIRLPNELPLEVACPASCATATVAAALASAGEVCERTVCVLGAGMLGLTAAAMCHARGASAVVCVDMHVDRRERAKAFGATHSVAPNELPAIAKEVSNGHGFDLVLEFTGATAAFENAWPLVRMGGRFVLVGAVFPGAPFSLPLEQMVRRNLTISGVHNYGPEHLIAAVEFLSQHHRHYPFAGLVEAWCPLTAVTEAFEQARNPQAIRIGIKP; encoded by the coding sequence GTGATTCAGTCCCGGGCCGCACTCTTTCATGGCACACCCCGCGAAGTGGAACTAAGCCAACTGCCATTGCCAACACTGCAGGCTGGTGAAACACTCGCGCGGGTGTTGGGCTGCACGCTTTGCGGCAGCGATTTGCACAGCTATGAAGGGCATCGCAAAGTGCCGGTACCGACGGTGCTGGGACATGAAATTGTTGGCGAGATCGTCGCCTTCGGTAAGAATAAGTCTCGCCTCGATATTGCCGGCCAGCCCTTGAGAGTTGGCGACCGAGTGACCTGGGCCATCGTCGCCAGTTGCGGCGAGTGCTTTTATTGCCTCCGCGGGCTCGCCCAGAAATGCCTCCAGAGCGTGAAGTATGGGCATGAGCCGTTGCGCCCGGGTCGTGAATTGCTGGGCGGTCTTGCCGAGCACGTCTTGCTCGTAGCTGGCACCTCAATCATACGTTTGCCGAATGAACTCCCTCTCGAAGTTGCCTGCCCAGCCAGTTGCGCAACCGCAACGGTGGCCGCAGCGCTTGCCTCGGCGGGCGAGGTGTGTGAACGCACTGTCTGCGTTCTCGGCGCTGGCATGCTCGGTCTGACCGCAGCCGCCATGTGCCATGCACGAGGGGCATCGGCAGTTGTGTGCGTCGATATGCATGTCGATCGCCGCGAGCGAGCGAAGGCCTTTGGCGCGACCCACAGTGTGGCACCGAATGAACTTCCTGCCATCGCCAAAGAGGTCTCCAACGGACACGGCTTCGACCTGGTGCTCGAGTTCACTGGCGCGACAGCTGCGTTCGAAAACGCCTGGCCATTGGTGCGGATGGGAGGGCGCTTCGTGCTAGTCGGGGCAGTGTTTCCCGGCGCGCCGTTCAGTCTTCCGCTCGAGCAAATGGTGCGCAGAAACCTGACGATCTCCGGCGTGCATAATTACGGGCCGGAGCACTTGATCGCTGCCGTCGAGTTCCTGAGTCAGCATCATCGACACTATCCCTTTGCCGGGTTGGTCGAGGCCTGGTGCCCGCTGACCGCAGTCACAGAGGCTTTTGAACAAGCCCGCAATCCGCAAGCAATTCGCATCGGCATAAAGCCCTAA